A region of Penaeus chinensis breed Huanghai No. 1 chromosome 38, ASM1920278v2, whole genome shotgun sequence DNA encodes the following proteins:
- the LOC125046102 gene encoding uncharacterized protein LOC125046102, which yields MSRKQGRERLKVICPPYIDFMPELSKALLQTHATTTARPGPRRHLASWGIFSVSGASTSSRVIGHHYNFLHHQRVSSLRPAAGIRMTSDPSYTSEPIQFIGSSSSADDITGTPDMKRANTVHAQAGPHGLRLQPSHHSSLGVEDATPRYSTPAGNKTISKTTPSHFCQRMPKRKISTGKKA from the exons ATGAGTcgtaagcaaggaagagagaggttaaaggtcATATGCCCCCCTTATATAGACTTTATGCCTGAGTTGTCAAAGGCTCTTTTACAGACGCACGCAACCACTACAGCGCGTCCGGGGCCGCGACGTCATCTTGCATCATGGGGCATCTTCAGCGTATCCGGGGCATCGACATCATCCCGCGTCATAG GGCATCACTACAACTTCCTCCATCACCAACGTGTGAGCTCGCTCCGTCCGGCGGCAGGTATCCGTATGACCTCCGATCCCTCGTACACCTCCGAGCCCATCCAGTTCATAGGAAGCTCCAGCTCAGCAGATGACATCACAGGGACACCCGATATGAAGCGAGCGAACACGGTCCACGCCCAAGCAGGTCCTCATGGCCTTCGGCTGCAGCCATCACATCATTCGTCTCTCGGGGTGGAAGATGCGACACCACGATACAGTACTCCAGCTGGGAACAAAACTATCAGCAAGACAACCCCCAGTCACTTCTGTCAAAGAATGCCAAAAAGAAAGATTAGTACAGGTAAAAAGGCATAA
- the LOC125045807 gene encoding uncharacterized protein LOC125045807: MPELSKALLQTHATTTARPGPRRHLASWGIFSVSGASTSSRVIGHHYTLRSLRQRLQGRVIGHHYKCNVEPGGVANHRMVIRRTKWRNGVLDILVKECDDLRCELPENPSLNDSRDHYPKLRMPNFTDGNDDIDDFLRRFEKLAGLQGWDSNDYHIYLGSLLGGKALQIYVSLPDDVLKDYSQLKDALLKAYNVDADSYRKKFKESKAGENETHVQLITRMTQYLDHWLIMSDVEREYKSLFDFLIRDQLLSNCPLDLRIFLKERTFVSTVEMAQAADRFRCAHRAVRSRKTPVNDDTTFKNDPNVSLKDVICHHCSKAGHIRPSCPELKFSKSKTSQKVNAVFKADINYDHGITCEGSLYGKPVKVFFDSGCSSIIVKESLVPASVKRGKVVALYDYLGERREFPTARCLIRSKFLNGWFNVVVAPIKFTDILIGMVPGVKVSSVNIPNMEVTETPTPQRSEVNVVATRAAKAKENLGPDKLIVPDFQFENISKPDFIDAQSSCPSLEHIRSKEINKTIVTVKSRSVKFERVNGLIYRICVKSKHEHEFGEKQLVVPRKFIPIILSMAHDSPLAGHFSHRKTAEKIFHKFFWPGAGAEIKRYCRSCHACQKTVPKGKIRKAPMVQMPVISEPFSRVAIDIVGPISPPSSRGHKYMLTLIDMATRFPEAVPLRNIDSVTVAEALLTIFARVGIPKEILSDRGTQFKSDLMAEINRLLSIKALYTTPYHACCSCPLEPCAYYHIPEDAHSEDDPYGY; this comes from the exons ATGCCTGAGTTGTCAAAGGCTCTTTTACAGACGCACGCAACCACTACAGCGCGTCCGGGGCCGCGACGTCATCTTGCATCATGGGGCATCTTCAGCGTATCCGGGGCATCGACATCATCCCGCGTCATAGGGCATCACTACACGCTGCGCTCGCTCCGCCAGCGCCTGCAGGGCCGCGTCATAGGGCATCACTACA AATGTAATGTGGAACCCGGAGGAGTGGCCAACCATAGAATGGTGATTCGGAGAACCAAATGGAGGAATGGTGTTCTGGATATTTTGGTGAAGGAGTGTGACGACTTGCGCTGCGAGTT ACCCGAGAACCCTTCACTAAATGACAGTCGTGATCATTACCCTAAATTAAGAATGCCTAACTTCaccgatggtaatgacgatatagATGATTTTTTACGTAGGTTTGAGAAATTAGCAGGTTTGCAAGGATGGGATTCTAATGATTACCATATTTATCTCGGTTCACTCTTGGGAGGTAAGGCCTTGCAAATTTACGTGAGTTTGCCAGACGACGTTCTAAAGGATTACAGTCAATTAAAAGATGCATTGTTGAAGGCGTATAACGTTGACGCAGACTCCTATCGTAAAAAGTTCAAAGAAAGTAAAGCTGGTGAAAACGAAACTCACGTTCAGTTAATTACGAGAATGACCCAGTATTTAGATCACTGGTTAATCATGAGTGATGTAGAAAGGGAGTATAAATCGCTGTTTGACTTCTTGATACGCGATCAGCTGTTGAGTAATTGCCCTCTTGACCTTCGCATCTTTCTCAAAGAGCGAACGTTCGTTAGTACAGTGGAAATGGCCCAAGCAGCGGATAGGTTTCGTTGCGCCCATAGAGCTGTCAGAAGTCGTAAAACGCCTGTTAATGACGACACTACTTTCAAGAACGACCCGAATGTTTCCCTTAAGGATGTGATTTGTCACCACTGTTCTAAAGCGGGTCACATACGTCCTTCTTGTCCCGAACTGAAATTCTCCAAATCTAAGACTTCTCAGAAAGTAAATGCCGTATTTAAGGCTGACATAAATTACGATCACGGTATTACGTGTGAAGGATCGTTGTATGGCAAGCCGGTAAAAGTATTTTTTGATTCAGGTTGCTCGTCAATTATAGTTAAGGAATCGCTCGTGCCCGCCTCGGTCAAGCGAGGAAAGGTGGTTGCGTTGTATGACTACCTAGGGGAGCGGCGCGAATTCCCCACCGCACGTTGTCTGATTAGGAGTAAATTCCTAAATGGATGGTTTAACGTCGTGGTCGCCCCGATAAAGTTCACGGATATACTCATCGGAATGGTGCCGGGTGTCAAGGTGTCGAGCGTGAACATACCAAATATGGAAGTAACCGAAACTCCAACTCCTCAGAGGAGCGAAGTTAATGTTGTCGCAACACGGGCCGCCAAAGCGAAGGAAAATCTCGGTCCTGATAAATTAATTGTTCCTGACTTCCAATTTGAGAACATCTCGAAACCCGATTTCATAGATGCTCAGTCTTCCTGCCCTTCTTTAGAACACATTCGctctaaagaaataaataaaaccattGTTACTGTAAAAAGTCGCTCAGTAAAGTTCGAACGCGTGAATGGGTTGATTTACCGAATTTGCGTAAAGAGTAAACACGAACACGAATTCGGTGAGAAACAATTGGTTGTGCCCCGTAAATTTATTCCTATAATTTTGTCTATGGCTCACGATTCACCACTGGCGGGCCATTTCTCTCATCGAAAGACTGCAGAAAAAATCTTTCATAAATTCTTTTGGCCAGGAGCAGGCGCAGAGATCAAACGCTACTGTCGCTCTTGTCATGCTTGCCAGAAAACCGTTCCTAAAGGCAAAATCAGAAAGGCGCCTATGGTTCAGATGCCAGTTATAAGCGAACCGTTTTCCCGAGTGGCGATTGATATCGTCGGGCCGATCTCCCCGCCCTCTAGCCGAGGCCACAAGTATATGCTGACCTTGATTGACATGGCCACCAGATTTCCCGAGGCAGTTCCTCTGAGAAACATAGATTCTGTAACTGTTGCTGAAGCGTTGCTAACCATTTTCGCTCGTGTGGGAATACCTAAAGAGATTCTTTCTGATCGTGGTACTCAGTTTAAGTCTGATTTAATGGCAGAGATCAACCGACTGCTTTCTATTAAAGCATTATACACTACTCCGTATCATGCGTGTT